DNA from Pseudomonas putida:
CACGCGATAGCCCAAGCCGCTGCTGTCGCTGGCTTCAGTCATGGCATCGATGTTGGAGTCAACGCCATGCTGCGCCAGCACCTTGCGATTGACGTGCGCGTGCGGATACAAGCGACTGCTGTCACTGTGGGCCTGGGACCAGCTGACGGAACCTTCCAGCAGCACCGACCAATCGTAGTTGCGCCAGGCATAACTGACCGGCACGCCCACCGAGCTGTAGCGCTGCGGGCTGTAGTAACCACCCTGCCCCAGGCTGTAGCCGCTCAGGTCCTTGTCGTGGCGCCAGTGCATCAGCGTCAGGCCAACACGCACACGCTCGTCGGCCTTTTCCACTACGCGGTGGTAATAGCCCGCCATGGCCCGAGTACGCTGGTTGTCAGCCACGTTCTCGCCGTACAGCCAATGGTGCCCCAGGCTGGCCCACACCCCGTTGTCGCCGCCTTGGTCCCAACTCAGGCCCAGCGTGGCACCGTTGGCGGTGACCCCGCCCCAGCGCACGCCCGTCGGGCGGTCGCGTGCCCCGGCGAACGACAGCAGGGAATTGCTCATCGGCCGGCGCGAGGCGGTCAGCGACCAGCCAACCTGGCCCAGGTCACCGTTGACCGTTGCGCCGCCCAGCCAATTGTTGATGGCATAGCCTTGGGTGGTGCCCAGGTCGAACGCCCAGCGGCTGCCCTGCCAACCCAACGCCAGCACGCTGCCGTTCGCTGTCTGCGAACCGCCCGTACACGCCGGCAGCGTTTTGCCGTCAGCGGTCTGGCCAACGAACTGGCAGCTGCCGAAGTCGGGGGTGTAGCGCCCCTCATCGTTCTGCTCAAACGCGCCTGCATCCATGCCGATGCGCTCTACCCGCGCAAAGGCAGTGCCGTCCTGCCAAGGGGTATCGACATGCAACAAGGTCGAATGCTTACTCAGTTCGGAAGTGCCAGGCGTACCGTCGTCCTCGCGCCAGCCGTAATCGTGCATCAGCGTCACGTGGGTATTGCGCTGGCGATACAGGGCATCCACGTCACTGCGCAGGCTGCGCGCCAGCCAGTCGTCACCCTCCTGCTCGCGGCTGGCTAGCGTCAATGCACAGTCATCCCGTGGTGCTAGCGCAGCGCGGTCCAACATCTGTGCATCAGCCATGGCTGCCGCATAGAGGTCCAGCGCCCGTTGCGGGTCCTCCTGCACTACCAGGCGGGCGGCGTCGCGCCGTAACAACGGATCGGGGCGCGTCTGCTGCGCTGCGACCCGGTCGAGCTGCCTGGCCGCCTGCTGGTGTTCGCCCAAGGCAACCCAGACCGCCGCCAGGCGTCGCTGGGCATTACTGTCATCGGCAGCCAATTGTGGCACCTGCACGCCCAGCATGTGCCGAGCCTGCGCCAGATTACCCTCGGCCACTGCGCTTTCCATCACCCCAAGGCGCGCATCGGCTCGGCCAGGTTGCACGGCAAGTACACGCTGGTAATAGCCCCGCGCTTTACCAGGCTCACCAAGCGCGGCGGCCCAGTCGGCCAACAGCATCAGGTCATCCGGGCTGGCTTCGCCACGCGCCAGGCTGGCTTCAAGCAAGGCTGTCGCATCGGCGTTGCGGCCTTGCGCCTGCAACTGCTGCGCCGAGGCCTGGGTCATGCGCCGCTGGATACGCTGCTCAAGCGCGTGCATGTCCGGGGTCCAGGCCGGCTGCGGTATCGCTCCCAGGCTGTCCAGGGCCAAGGCATCACGGTCGCTGGACTCCAGGAACAGACCGTGGGCATAGCGGGTTGCCGGGTCATGTGGCTGGTGCTGCACCACCCTGGCGAAGGCTGCGTCGGCCTCGGCGGTGCGCCCCTGATGACGCAGGCTATTGGCCAACTGGTAGACCAGCCAAGGCTCATCAGGGGCCAAAGACGCGGCCTGGTTCAGCACCTGGCTGGCCGTCGACCAGTCTTCGCGCTGCAAGGCTTCATCCCCTTGCTGGCGTAAGCGCGCCAGCGCCAGGCTGCGGCGCAGGCCGGCGAACTGCGTTTGCTGACGTGCTGGCAGGCTGTCCAGGAAGGCCTGCGCCTTGTCTGGCGATTGCGCCTGGTAAACGCGCATCAAGCCACGCACGGCAATGCCGTTATCCGGCGCCATACGCCGGACCTGCAGAAACTGCCGTTCGGCAGCAACTGTATTGCCCTCGGCCATTAACACATCGGCCAGGCCCAACAAGGCGAACTCATCGTTTGGACGCTGCTGGCGTGCCTGCTGATAGCGTGAGCGCGCTGTTGGCAGGTCGTTTGCAGCAAGCGCACGGTCCCCGCTCTGGATTACCGCCCAGTATCGGCTTGCCGACGCCATATCGCTCCACTTGCTGATCTTGTAGCTGTCCTGTTCCTTGTCAGTCGCAGCCCGAAAAGATGCATTGGCTTGGTCGTATCGCTTTTGCGACATCAGCGCATAACCCAACGCCCCATGTAGGCTGGCATCGTCTGGGTACTGGCGCAGCGCCCGGCGCAGCTGTGCTTCGGCTTCGGCATGACGTCCCTTGTCGAGCAGCGCCTTGCCCCGTTGACCAGCCTGCCAGGCCGGGTCGGCCAACAGTTTGCGCTGCTGTTGCAGATTCTCGCTGGCCTGCGCCAACAGTGGCGAAGCGGGGTAGCGCTGGACAAAGGCTTGCCAGGCCACCGCGCTGCTGGCACTCACCGCTTGCCCCGCCAAGTAATCGAACTCGCGCTGGGCCGCAGCATCCCGTGCACCAGGGTCGCGTGACAGCTGATCGAGCAAGGCCAAAGCCTCGCGATCGCGCTTTTCGGCGAACAGCCAACCGGCCAGGGTCTGGCGCAGCCCGGCACTGCCTGGGTACTGCTGATCCAACCGCTGCAACTGGCGAATCGCCCCAGGGCGCTGGCCCGGCAGATTGCCGCGCACGCGCCAGTAGTCCAGGGCCAACTCCAGGCTGGGTGGCTCGTCAGCAAACAGCTGCTCGTACACCGCCAGTGCCTCTTCATAGCGGCCGGTCACCGCCAACAGGCGCGCCTGCTGCAAGCGCCGCGCAGACTCGGGGTGTTGCAGCTCAAGCAGGCGACTGGCTTGGCGTGCTTGCAGGCTGCCAGGTGCCACGGCACTGATCCGGGCGCCCAATTGCTCGGCAGCGCTGCTGTTCTTTTCGCGCAGTGCCAGGCTCAAGGCTGCCAGCAATACATCCGGATTGCGCGGTTCCAGCAACTGCAGCCGGCCCAGTGCATCACGGACCAGGTCGTCACGGTGCAGCGCTTCGCCGCGACGTACCTGGTCCAGCAGCCATTGGCGCTGCTCATCGGCATCCTTGGGTTGCGCCGCTGCCTGGCAGGTGACTGTCGCCAGCATCAGCACGCCGATCATTCGTTGCATGGCGCGCTCCAGGCCGGCAACAAGCGGCCGTGCGGGTCAAAACGATAACGGGCCTCATCCCAGCCTTGGCCGAACAGCACCAGCACCTGGCTGTAATACGCCTTGGCCTCGACCGGCTGATCGCGCAAACGCTGACGCTGGGCCGCCAAGCCGGCCACGTGCGCCGGCGAGGCTGCCAGCAATGGCAGCAATGCCGCAGAAAAGCCGGCCGGCCCCTGGCCGCTAGCTTCGCCGCTGCGTGCGTCCGCGCGCTCGGGGGGGAGCCCCTGGCGCTGGGTCAATGCCGCCATCGGCGCGTAATGGGCGACCAATTCGTTGCGTTGCACCGCATCCTTGGCCAACATGCCGACCCACAGGTACACACGAATGGCGTCGTAATCACCGGCACTGCCATGCTGCGGGTCTGCCGCTGGCTTGCCGGCCGGTGTCCACAGCAACCAGTCCGGGGCGAAGCCCTTTGGCGACGAAGCCAACCACAAACGCCGCGTATTGGCCGCCAGCTCTCCCCACAAGGGGTCCACCTCGCTGAAGCGGTCGAACAGCTGCAGCGGCAGGTAGCTGGGGTTCAGGCGGGTACCCTGGGCGTCCTCGAAGCCGTAGTCACCTGGCAGCAGCATCACCCCAAGGCCTGGGAGCTTGCGCACGGTCTGCGCCGCGATACGCCACAGCAGGCGCTGGCCCAGTTGCGTGTATGCGGGCTGCTGCCACAAGCGCCCTGCTTCCAGCAGGCTGTAGGCGATCCACAGGTCGGCATCGCTGGCGTTGTTGGCGTCCAGCACCTGCCATTGCTGCTGCTCGTTACGCCCCCACAGCCAGGCCGGCAGGTGCCTGGCCAGGTCACCTTCGGCGAGGTTGTTGCCGGTCCAGCGCAGCAACTGGGCGAAGGCGTCGCGGTCATTGCCCACCAAGGCGAAGAACAACCCATAACTCTGCCCTTCCGACGTGGTGATCAAGCGCGCGTCACTCGGGTCGATCACCCGGCCGTCCGCACTCACCAGCTCGGCCTTGAAACGTTCCCAGGCAGGCCATGAGCACGCCGCCTCGGCATTGGCGAAAACGGGCAGGCCCAGGGCGACCAACCCTACCAGCATCTGGCGCATCATCACCTCGCCTCACCCAAGCGGCGCTTGCCGGCCCAGCGCAATGCTCGCCACAGCAAGAAAGCGAACAGCACCACGCACACCGCCGCGATCGCCGCCAACAACACCGGGTGCTCGGACAAGTGGAACCACAGCAGCAGCCACCACGGCAGCGCACCGACAAAATAGTGCTCGCCCACAAACTGGCTGCTCAGGCCACTGCTGCGCACCAGCGTTACCGAGCCTGCCACCGCATCGAGCTTGCCCACATCGCCAAGCACATCGCGCAGCAACGCGTAATCGCCGTCGCTGTTGGCCAACAAGGCGACCACGCTGCGCTGTTGGTGAAATGGCGATTTCAGGCCGGTGATGGCGGCAATCGGCGCCTGCGCACTGACTGCCACGCGGCTGCTCGCAGCCACCGGCTCGGTATCGAAGCGCTGGCCGCCAGGTAACCTTGCGCTGCGCCCCCTGCAGCAGCCAGTCACGCTGAGCGCTGAGCAGCAGGCCAAGGTTGGGCGCATCGCTCAAAGCCTCGGGCAGGTTGCCGATCAGCAACAAGTCGGCGTCTGCCGTTGCGGCGTGTTTCCAGTCATCGATCAGTTGCAGGCCAAGCGCCGGATAACCGATCTGCCCGGCTAGCCCGCCAACCGTGTCGAGCAACGTACCAACCTGCATCGCCGTGGGTTTGGCCGGCATGATGACCAGGGTCTCGGAAAGGTCGGCCATGCGGCTGAACGGGAAGCCGCTGCGGGCGAAGGCACGCAGGTCGGGCATGGCGATGTAATGGTGATAACCGGACAGGTCGATGGTCGAGTTGTCGTCGATCGCTGCGCGCACGTCTACCGGCAGCGAGGTCTGGCAGCGGTCACGCTGAGCACTGCCCAGGGTACTGGCAAAGCTGAAATCGAAGCGGATGCGGTTGCGGTCGCCAATCTTCAGCGCCGGTACCAGCGACTTCTCGGTCACTGCCGTGTTGTCAGCGGACAGCACGGCCAGGCGCATTTGCTCGAGCGTACCGCCGCGCCGGTCATTGCCCACCAGCGGCATGCTGGTGATGTACTGGTCGTTGACGCTGATGCTCAGGCGCGATTCATCGGTCACCGCCGGCGCCGTGTAGCGATACAGGGTGCGTAGCGCAATGCCCTGGTTACGCCACACGAACAAGTCGGGTGGCAGGTTGAGCGCCAGTGTCACAGGTCGCGGTTGCAGGCCGCTGACTTGCAGTTGCTCAGGGTAATCCAGCAGCTCGGCAAAACGTACCGGCCGATCGGTGCGCGTCCAGTTCGGCGCATCGTAGGGCTGGCGCGGTTGCAAGGCAGTCATCTGCTCCACCTTCACCCGCGCGCCACGGAACAGGTTGTTGCCAACCGCCAGCGCCGAGGCCGCCTTGACCAGGTCGTCGTCGTTACGGCCCAGCACCAATAGCACTTTGCTGAAGCGGTCGTCGGGGTGGTCGATCATCTGCAGCACCGGGCCATCGACCAGCGGGAACTGCTGCAGGTCGGCGAGCAGCGCCGGGCGGCGGTCGTTGCTGGCAAACACGATGCTCGGTGCAGGCTTGTCGCCACGGGCAGGCAATTGGTTGTACAGCACCGGAAAGCTGGCCTTGCGCCAACCGGCCTGGCTGCCGAAATAGGACGCCAGGATGGCCGCCGCACGCTGCTCGCCCAGGCTCGGCACGCCGCTGAACACCACCGGCAACTCCACCTTGCCGGTATCGCGCGCGTCGAAAAATGGCAACGGGAAATACGCCAGGTCGTTTTCCAGCACCAGGGCTTGCTCGTGCAACTGCACCTGGCTCTTGCGGTTCAGGTTCAGCCACAGGCCGCTGTGCGCTGGGTCTTCGCAAATATCGGTGTAGTGCCCGACGAACTCCAGGCGTACTCGGTTGAAGTCGCTGAGCAGCTTCGGGTCCAGCGGCAGCTGGCGGCGCACGCGTTGCCCCAGCTGGTCCTTCTCCACCGGCACCACGCCCATCAATTCGTCATTGAGGTAAACACGCAGGTGCGACAGGTTCGGCAGCAGCGCCGGCGAAGGCGTGTAGTCCAGTTGCAAGCTGGCCTCGGTGGCCAGGCGGTCGCGACGCAAGCCGAACTCGATATGCTCGCTGTTGCGTACACCCAGCAGCAGGCTGTCGGATGCATGCCCAAGCTGCTCGAAGGTTTTCGCAACCGGCCAGTTCGGTACCGTGGGTGTAGGTATTGCGGGCTCGGCAAGCGGGGCTTGGGAGGTAGCAGCGGCGCTCTGCGACAAGGCGGTGAGCAGCGCCATCGCCAGGCCCCAGGCACGCGCGGGATAACCAGTCATCATGCGTCTCGATCAACAGGGTTCATGGAAGGGATTGCCCGCGGTGTGCGGGGCCAATAGCTGGCCAACCACAGCGCCAGCGTACGCAGTGGGCGCAAGCGCGCCCTCAGCCAGGGTGGCATGTGCTCGAACAGGCGCAGGTAACCGACACCGCCCAGCTTCAGTACATCGATCAGGCTGCGCAGCGGGCGCTCCACCTCATGCTGCTCGCTCCAGCCAAGCCAGGCATCGGCACGGGCAAAGGTGCAGTGGACCAGATCGATGCGCTGTTGCTGGTCAAGTGCGTGGAACACCAGGCCCACGTGTTGCCCGACGGTACGGGTGACACACGCCTGGAAGGCGAACTCACGCTGGCCGCGATTGAGCAGCAGACGTACCTGTTCCCCGGTTTCAGCTCTAGGCCTTGCTGCACCTGCAGGCCGACACCGCCATCGGAGTAATCGACCAGGGTGCAGGGGTAGGCATGACCGCTGGCCAGTACCAGCCCCGCCGGCAAGCGCATCTGCACGCGGTGGGCACGGCGCACCTGGCGCACTTCGGCGGCCACGGCAACGGCGGCGCCAATGATCAGCAGGTTGTAGATCACCCACAGCGAACTGACGATCACCGTGCCGATTTCTGCCGTGGGGCCGGTGAACAGGCGCCACACGGCAAAGCCCAGGCCAACCACGTTGAGCGCCGCCAACCACAGGTAAGGCTGGGCGATACGCCAGTCGAACTGCGCCTGCTCCATCAGGCCGCCTTTGGCGGTGACGTTGAACTTGCCCTTTTTCGGCGCGAACAGCGCCACCGTGGTCGGGCGGGCGATGTACCAGGCCAGCACGGTCTCGTACACCTCGCCCCAGAAGGTTTGCCGGTACTTGCCCTGCATGCGCGAGTTGGTCAGGCTGGCGTGGATCATGTGCGGCAGCACGTACAGCAGAATCATCAACGCCGGTGCGTAGATGATGTAGGCATGCAGCAACAGGAACGCCAGCGGCGCGGTCAGGAATATCAGCCGTGGCAAGCCGGCCAGGAAGTGCAGCATGGCGTTGGCATAGCACACCCGCTGGAACAGGCTGAGCCCACGCCCGAACAACGGGTTGTCGGTGCGGAAGATCTGCACCATGCCACGGGCCCAGCGAATGCGTTGGCCAATGTGCGCCGACAGGCTTTCGGTGGCCAGGCCCGCGGCCTGCGGAATGCTCAGGTAAGCCGACGACCACCCCTGGCGGTGCATGCGCAGGGCGGTGTGGGCGTCTTCGGTCACGGTCTCGACGGCAAAACCGCCGATGCTTTCCAATGCGGTGCGGCGCAGCACGGCACACGAGCCGCAGAAAAACGCCGCGTTCCACATGTCGTTGCCATCCTGAATCAAGCCGTAGAACAGTTCGCCTTCATTGGGGCGACGGCGGAACGAGCCGAGGTTGCGCTCGAACGGGTCGGGCGAGAAGAAATGGTGCGGTGTCTGCACCAGCGCCAACTTCGGGTCTTTGAGGAACCAGCCCACGGTCATTTGCAGGAAGGAGCGCACCGGCACGTGGTCGCAGTCGAAGATGGCGATCAGCTCGCTGTCGGTCACACCCAGCGCATGGTTGAGATTGCCGGCCTTGGCGTGCTTGCTGTCGGGCCGCACGATGTAGCCCACCCCGGCTTCGTCGGCAAAAGCACGAAACGCATCACGGCGGCCGTCATCGAGGATGTAGATGCGCAGGCACTCGCGCGGCCAGTCCAGGCCCAGCGCGGCCAGTACCGTGGTGCGCACCACCGACAGGTCTTCGTTGTAGGTAGGAATCAACAAATCGACAGTCGGCCAGTGCTGCGGGTTGGCCGGCAGGTTGGCCGGTTTGCGCTGCAACGGCCAGCTGGTCTGGATGTAACCCAGGATCAATACGAACCACGAATAGGTTTCGGCTGCCAACAGAATCACCCCGAACACCAGGTCGGTGGTGTCGTTCCAGTTCAGGGTCGAGGTGTAGCGCCACCACAGGTAGCGGCACGAGATAATGGTCGACAGCACGATCAGCATCAGGGTCGGGAAGCGCCCCGGCATGTGTCGCACCAGCATGGCAATGCCCAGCAACAGGCAGATGAACATCAGTTGCGCCAGGTAGCCGAACGGTTCAGTCACGCACAGCAGGGCCAGGCTTGCGGCGCACACCGTCAACACGCTGTAGAACACCCGCCTGGCGAGCACGCTAAGGCCGCGCAGGCGTGCCGAGGCTTCGTGCCTGAAAGCACTGGCGCGGTAGCGCGCGGGCACCCGATGCAGTGCATCGATCAGCAGCCCTCGGTAATGGCGCCCAACCTGGCCAACACCCCGCAGTCGCAAGCGCACTGCGCCCCATGCTCGGCGGCCAGGCCCTGTTGTGCGTGCCACCGGTTGACGGCGCACCAGCAACCACAGGCTCTGGATCAGCAGCCGTAGCGGGTCACCCAGGCTCGGGCGCTTGCCTGAAAGCTGCGGGTACAGGCGTTGGCGTTCGGCCAGCAATGCCTGCCAGGCGGGTGACTCCAGGCGCAGGAACAGAAAGGCCAGCCACACGCCCAAGGTAAACAGCCAGGCAACCGGTAGCCGCGCACCACGGGCGGTGAACCACGTATAGGCCGACAGAGGAGTCAAGGTCACGGCCCGCGCCTCGTCAGGCAGCGTACCGCCAGGCTTTGTACGTCCCGGCAGGCCAGGCTCTGCGGGGCGTAATGGCCAAGCGGCGCCTTGCACGCCAGGGCTTCGAGGAAGGCTTCGTCGCGGTGGACCACCTGGATCGGCAAGCGCTCACCGAACAGGTCGCGCCACACCATCAACAGGTCGCTCTGCAAACGGCTGGCCGGGTCGTAGCGATTGACCAGCAGCATGTCGTAGTGCTCAACCGGTCGGCGCCCGAGCAGCAGGTGGCTGGCCATTTCGGCCTCAGCCACCAGTACCCGCACATCGGTCTCGATGCCGTTGCCAGCGCTGTCGGCCAACGGTTGCGGCAGGTCGAACAACACCCAATCGAACTGCTCAGCCAGTTCGGCCTGGCGAGCACGCCATGCCAGCGCGTCAGGCACAAGGTGCCGCGAACTGCCAGGCAGGTTGCCGAACGGCAGCAGGCACAGGCCATCGAGCACCTCATACACAGCATCGCTGGCCGGCCGCCCTTCCCGCTCGGCCAGCGCCCAGCCCTCGGACGTATCCAGCGGCAGGTTGAAGTGCAGGCCGAGCAAATTGCTTGGGCACAGGTCAATCAGCAGCACCCGCTCGCCCATACCCTGCAGCGCATAGCCCAGCGCAGCCAACAAGGCGCTGCGCCCCAGGCCTCCGCGCACCCCGTGCAGGGCCAGGCTGGTCATGACGAAACGCCCTCGCGCTGCCTGACAGCCGCGTACAACCCGTCCTGGCTGCTGGCCCGACAGCTTTCACCCAGCAACGGCCAGCGCTGCAGGGCTTGCTGAACGCCCACCAGCATCGAGATGTCCTGGTAGTTCAGCTCGGGCATGTCCAGGTGCTGGCGCAGTTGGGCGATGTCGTCGCTGCGGTCGGACGGGTCTGCCTTGCCAGTGATCATGGGCGCTCCTTGGGGATGGGCTGCCAGTCAGGCTGGCCTTGCAGGCGCATGTAGGCGCGCCCCTGGTAATTCAGCACCTGCGCGCCGGCGGTTTCGGCAACCTGTTCGGTGGTTGGCAGGTCGGTCAGCAGGCCGGGCACATCCAGCACGTGCTGCTGGCCCAGGCCCGCGTACACACGGGAGATCAGCTCGGACAACGCCAGGTAACTGGTGGCTGCCGTGACCCGCAGCGGCTCGCTGCGGGCAGGTTGGCCCATGCCGATGAACTTCAGCCCGACTGGCACATGGGTAATCGACGGCGTGGGGATTTCGCGCATGCCCGACAGCTGCATGCGGTCGCCATGCAACGCAGCGCCATGCTCTGGAACAATGGCCACCACTACCCGGCGGCCACTGCGCTCCAATTCGTCGAGGAAGGTGCCAAGCTCGCCGAACAGGCGATTGGCGCGGGTGGCGTAGTCGGCCACGCGGGTACCGCCGTCGGCGGTGACGATACGGTTGCCGTCATGCAGGCTGATGCTGTTGTAAAACAGCGACACATGCTCATTCGCAGTGCTTTTGCGTTGCCCCCACCAACGGCGCAATACCTCCAGGTCGCTGGCGATCGGCGAGCCGTCGAAGCCCACCAGTGCCCTTGGGAAGTCGGTATTGCGCATGCCCGGTTGTGGCATGCGCTGCTGGGTAATGTCACCGATGAAGTTGTCGAACCGGCCACTGTGGTTGAGCAAAGTGTTGCTCTGGAAACCCAGCCGGGCCAGGTTCTGGAACAACAGGCACTGCTCCGGGGCAGGCTGGTACAGGCCAGCATGCGACGACTGCCCACAGCTGGCACGCAGCACGCGAATGGCGGCTGGGCCGCTATAGGAAGTTGCCGAGTTGAACTGGTCGAAGACCACGTCCATGCGCGACAGCAACGGGTTGTCGCGCAGCCCCACGGCGGACAGGTCATCCCAGGCCAGCGAACAGATGTTGATCACCAGCAGGTCGAACGGCTGTTCATCGGCATTCACGGCAGGAAACGCCGTTACCCGCTCGCGCTCGCTGGCGAAGAAGCGCTCAAGCCAGCTGTCGAGCGTGGCATTGTCAGCGGCTGCGGTGGTGGGCAGCGGTTCGGCCGGGGTGCTCGTCACCACGCCGGGCGCCTGGCCCGCCCCCAGCGATGGCAAGCCGCCAGCTGCCAACCAGGCCAGCCCCAGCAGGCTCAAGGTGCTCAGGCGCAGCCAATGGCGCAGGTACAGGTAACCCACCAGCAACAGCGTCAGCGCGCCCAACAGGTTCCAGTTGACGAAGCGGCCCAGCAGTTCAAGCAGGTAGTCCCACGAAAAATCCAGCACCCCCGGCTGCGCCAACAGGCGGCTGAAGGGTGGTAGCCAAGTGTCCTGGTAGAACAGCGCGATTGCGATGGGTACCGCCAGCAGTTGCCGGGCAATACGCAGCCACTTGCCCGGCAACGGGATCAGCAGAAACGCAGCGAACAGCAGGTTTGGCAATGCCTGGAAGTCGAGCATGCCAAGGGCGACCAACAAAAATTTGG
Protein-coding regions in this window:
- the bcsZ gene encoding cellulose synthase complex periplasmic endoglucanase BcsZ, which encodes MMRQMLVGLVALGLPVFANAEAACSWPAWERFKAELVSADGRVIDPSDARLITTSEGQSYGLFFALVGNDRDAFAQLLRWTGNNLAEGDLARHLPAWLWGRNEQQQWQVLDANNASDADLWIAYSLLEAGRLWQQPAYTQLGQRLLWRIAAQTVRKLPGLGVMLLPGDYGFEDAQGTRLNPSYLPLQLFDRFSEVDPLWGELAANTRRLWLASSPKGFAPDWLLWTPAGKPAADPQHGSAGDYDAIRVYLWVGMLAKDAVQRNELVAHYAPMAALTQRQGLPPERADARSGEASGQGPAGFSAALLPLLAASPAHVAGLAAQRQRLRDQPVEAKAYYSQVLVLFGQGWDEARYRFDPHGRLLPAWSAPCNE
- the bcsR gene encoding cellulose biosynthesis protein BcsR, which encodes MITGKADPSDRSDDIAQLRQHLDMPELNYQDISMLVGVQQALQRWPLLGESCRASSQDGLYAAVRQREGVSS
- the bcsC gene encoding cellulose synthase complex outer membrane protein BcsC — its product is MQRMIGVLMLATVTCQAAAQPKDADEQRQWLLDQVRRGEALHRDDLVRDALGRLQLLEPRNPDVLLAALSLALREKNSSAAEQLGARISAVAPGSLQARQASRLLELQHPESARRLQQARLLAVTGRYEEALAVYEQLFADEPPSLELALDYWRVRGNLPGQRPGAIRQLQRLDQQYPGSAGLRQTLAGWLFAEKRDREALALLDQLSRDPGARDAAAQREFDYLAGQAVSASSAVAWQAFVQRYPASPLLAQASENLQQQRKLLADPAWQAGQRGKALLDKGRHAEAEAQLRRALRQYPDDASLHGALGYALMSQKRYDQANASFRAATDKEQDSYKISKWSDMASASRYWAVIQSGDRALAANDLPTARSRYQQARQQRPNDEFALLGLADVLMAEGNTVAAERQFLQVRRMAPDNGIAVRGLMRVYQAQSPDKAQAFLDSLPARQQTQFAGLRRSLALARLRQQGDEALQREDWSTASQVLNQAASLAPDEPWLVYQLANSLRHQGRTAEADAAFARVVQHQPHDPATRYAHGLFLESSDRDALALDSLGAIPQPAWTPDMHALEQRIQRRMTQASAQQLQAQGRNADATALLEASLARGEASPDDLMLLADWAAALGEPGKARGYYQRVLAVQPGRADARLGVMESAVAEGNLAQARHMLGVQVPQLAADDSNAQRRLAAVWVALGEHQQAARQLDRVAAQQTRPDPLLRRDAARLVVQEDPQRALDLYAAAMADAQMLDRAALAPRDDCALTLASREQEGDDWLARSLRSDVDALYRQRNTHVTLMHDYGWREDDGTPGTSELSKHSTLLHVDTPWQDGTAFARVERIGMDAGAFEQNDEGRYTPDFGSCQFVGQTADGKTLPACTGGSQTANGSVLALGWQGSRWAFDLGTTQGYAINNWLGGATVNGDLGQVGWSLTASRRPMSNSLLSFAGARDRPTGVRWGGVTANGATLGLSWDQGGDNGVWASLGHHWLYGENVADNQRTRAMAGYYHRVVEKADERVRVGLTLMHWRHDKDLSGYSLGQGGYYSPQRYSSVGVPVSYAWRNYDWSVLLEGSVSWSQAHSDSSRLYPHAHVNRKVLAQHGVDSNIDAMTEASDSSGLGYRVRGLFERRLSDQWVLGGGFDWQHSDDYAPSHGMLYLRYLFEPWRGNLALPVTPLEPYSEWR
- the bcsQ gene encoding cellulose biosynthesis protein BcsQ, which encodes MTSLALHGVRGGLGRSALLAALGYALQGMGERVLLIDLCPSNLLGLHFNLPLDTSEGWALAEREGRPASDAVYEVLDGLCLLPFGNLPGSSRHLVPDALAWRARQAELAEQFDWVLFDLPQPLADSAGNGIETDVRVLVAEAEMASHLLLGRRPVEHYDMLLVNRYDPASRLQSDLLMVWRDLFGERLPIQVVHRDEAFLEALACKAPLGHYAPQSLACRDVQSLAVRCLTRRGP